From Triticum urartu cultivar G1812 chromosome 2, Tu2.1, whole genome shotgun sequence, a single genomic window includes:
- the LOC125539403 gene encoding 14 kDa proline-rich protein DC2.15-like, producing MAGKASIALFLAVNLVVFSVASACGGNCPTPSTPTPSTPTPTPGSLGRCPRDALKVGACVNALNLVKVQVGRPTALPCCPLVDGLVDVEAALCLCTVINASVLSIVKLNLPINLSLILNHCGKKAPTGFMC from the coding sequence ATGGCAGGCAAGGCATCGATCGCGCTGTTCCTCGCCGTGAACCTGGTCGTCTTCTCCGTGGCCAGCGCGTGCGGGGGAAACTGCCCGACCCCGTCGACGCCCACCCCATCGACGCCCACCCCGACCCCGGGCTCGCTCGGCAGGTGCCCACGCGACGCGCTGAAGGTGGGCGCGTGCGTCAACGCGCTGAACCTGGTCAAGGTCCAGGTGGGCAGGCCGACCGCGTTGCCGTGCTGCCCGCTGGTGGATGGGCTCGTCGACGTCGAGGCGGCCCTGTGCCTCTGCACGGTGATCAATGCCAGCGTCCTCAGCATCGTCAAGCTCAACCTCCCCATCAACCTCAGCCTCATCCTCAACCACTGCGGCAAGAAAGCGCCCACCGGGTTCATGTGCTAA
- the LOC125533858 gene encoding uncharacterized protein LOC125533858, protein MRLPKRARTFRRRAATPQTSHAAAQTATKPPVPTSVRPPPTENATAAPETEEALPMDTPLAATRPASRRSNPVVERKLVELDDCLDKALNSRPRRYDVDARLFPEIQARIDFLRSLIAAERDSHSHSGGRPGHLVEAEERFGVLERAFQQWAQSVVAAATEEEEADQAASESDSGSSGGCSCNDSCSGFEFTGPEVAPDPKCSPGSGDAAEAHKEAAAAIEVAPTTGTAARRRWWRRRAALCGAAGVVAVIALAAGLALEFAAVAGPSVTLVPT, encoded by the coding sequence ATGCGGTTGCCAAAGCGCGCGCGCACGTTCCGGCGAAGAGCCGCAACCCCTCAAACCTCACACGCGGCCGCTCAGACCGCAACAAAACCGCCCGTTCCCACATCAGTGCGGCCACCACCGACGGAGAACGCCACTGCCGCGCCAGAAACGGAAGAAGCCCTGCCCATGGACacgccgctggcggcgacgcggCCGGCGAGCCGTCGCTCGAACCCCGTGGTGGAGCGGAAGCTCGTCGAACTTGACGACTGCCTCGACAAGGCGCTCAACTCCCGGCCGCGGCGCTACGACGTGGACGCCAGACTGTTCCCGGAGATCCAGGCCAGGATCGACTTCCTCCGCTCGCTCATCGCCGCCGAGCGGGACAGCCACAGCCACAGCGGCGGGCGGCCGGGGCACCTTGTCGAGGCCGAGGAGCGCTTCGGCGTCCTCGAGAGGGCGTTCCAGCAGTGGGCGCAGAGTGTCGTCGCCGCGGCAACCGAGGAAGAAGAAGCCGATCAGGCGGCGTCCGAGTCCGATTCCGGGTCGTCCGGCGGCTGCTCATGCAACGACTCCTGCTCCGGCTTCGAGTTCACGGGCCCGGAGGTGGCGCCCGACCCCAAGTGCAGCCCCGGGAGCGGCGACGCGGCGGAAGCACACAAGGAGGCGGCCGCGGCGATAGAGGTGGCGCCCACGACAGGTACTGCCGCTCGGCGGCGCTGGTGGAGACGGCGCGCCGCTCTGTGCGGCGCCGCTGGCGTGGTGGCGGTGATCGCGCTCGCGGCCGGGTTGGCGTTAGAGTTTGCCGCGGTGGCGGGGCCGTCCGTCACCCTTGTTCCGACGTAG